In the genome of Thermoanaerobaculia bacterium, one region contains:
- a CDS encoding ADP-ribosylation factor-like protein produces MVVYNAASKELTAKIVYYGPGFGGKTTNLQFLHRRLEPSSVGNLLTLAATADRTIFFDLLPVELGDLKGYRIRFQVATVPGQSPYNETRRVVLRGADGIVFVVDSRWSQLPKNLESLQNLRQNLKEEGIDAATIPFAVQFNKRDLPDVLAVDALQEGLGLAGHPFIEAVASEGKGVVETFKLISKLTFVDILRRLQKRGAPKPARPAASETENLSAWKSSMVHGMSAHAPEVPPPAARRVPEPIAFPETEDLGTTRAIPTLASPHPAAVAASDADSPPIAVAPFPMDEEGSGTAEAPAETARRDAIVFETFPPLAEPSGVTEDTNPAFFPRRPASAPAPVEFPGQDDRASTAAFAVPAVPDVPDEPEPPEAPAAPFAPEEPATAAEAAAAEAARPESAEAPPPVMAEAARPAAETTSVAPETPPPAAEPAPVASAFEERMIQLAVVSAWGDRISAAEEKLARWDELEQRLSGIENGLAQGAGIPARIGALEGRLGQVEAARGWAKDFDLLRTDWTNARLASEGQVSDLRRGISDLQQSLAEGSGREMELVAQVSRESLATAAALEKLGFRIQETEEKFSQLVVDQESRLARLERLLDELSARSTAERESARQAVLELEERFRAFRDEETESRRRAAAEIDETVRQARDDFARRQSSADDLRRRLADALADLAGRLGDPHTPS; encoded by the coding sequence ATGGTCGTCTACAACGCCGCCTCCAAGGAACTGACCGCGAAGATCGTGTACTACGGTCCCGGATTCGGCGGCAAAACCACGAATCTCCAGTTCCTCCACCGGCGGCTCGAGCCCTCCTCGGTCGGAAATCTCCTCACGCTGGCGGCGACCGCCGACCGGACGATCTTCTTCGATCTCCTTCCCGTGGAGCTGGGGGACCTGAAGGGATACCGGATCCGTTTCCAGGTCGCGACCGTGCCCGGACAGAGCCCGTACAACGAGACGCGCCGGGTCGTACTCCGCGGCGCCGACGGGATCGTCTTCGTCGTCGATTCCCGCTGGTCACAGCTGCCGAAAAACCTCGAGAGCCTCCAGAACCTTCGCCAGAATCTGAAGGAGGAAGGGATCGACGCGGCGACGATCCCCTTCGCGGTCCAGTTCAACAAACGGGATCTTCCGGACGTCCTCGCCGTCGACGCGCTCCAGGAAGGTCTCGGTCTCGCCGGGCACCCGTTCATCGAAGCCGTCGCGTCCGAGGGAAAGGGCGTCGTCGAGACGTTCAAGCTGATCTCGAAGCTGACGTTCGTCGACATCCTGCGGCGGCTCCAGAAGCGCGGAGCGCCGAAGCCCGCGCGTCCGGCGGCGAGCGAGACGGAAAACCTCTCGGCCTGGAAGAGCTCCATGGTGCACGGGATGAGCGCTCACGCGCCGGAGGTTCCGCCCCCCGCCGCGCGCCGTGTGCCCGAACCGATCGCCTTTCCCGAGACCGAAGACCTCGGGACGACGCGCGCGATCCCGACGCTCGCCTCGCCGCACCCCGCCGCCGTCGCGGCTTCGGACGCCGACTCCCCGCCGATCGCCGTCGCTCCGTTTCCGATGGACGAAGAGGGGTCCGGGACGGCCGAGGCGCCGGCGGAGACGGCGCGCCGCGACGCGATCGTCTTCGAGACGTTCCCGCCCCTCGCCGAGCCGTCCGGCGTCACGGAAGACACCAATCCGGCGTTCTTCCCCAGACGGCCCGCCTCCGCGCCGGCTCCCGTCGAATTTCCGGGGCAGGACGATCGTGCCAGCACGGCGGCATTCGCCGTCCCCGCCGTCCCCGACGTCCCCGACGAGCCGGAGCCGCCCGAAGCCCCCGCGGCGCCTTTCGCCCCCGAGGAGCCGGCGACGGCTGCCGAGGCGGCTGCGGCGGAAGCCGCCCGTCCGGAGAGCGCAGAAGCCCCGCCTCCCGTCATGGCGGAAGCCGCCCGGCCCGCCGCCGAGACGACGTCGGTTGCTCCCGAAACCCCGCCGCCCGCCGCCGAGCCGGCGCCGGTCGCCTCTGCTTTCGAGGAGCGAATGATCCAGCTCGCCGTCGTCTCCGCGTGGGGCGACCGGATCTCCGCCGCGGAAGAGAAGCTCGCCCGATGGGACGAGCTCGAGCAGAGATTGTCGGGGATCGAAAACGGCCTGGCGCAAGGCGCCGGGATCCCGGCCCGCATCGGCGCGCTCGAAGGGCGGCTCGGCCAGGTCGAAGCCGCCCGCGGCTGGGCGAAGGATTTCGATCTCCTGCGAACCGACTGGACCAACGCGCGCCTCGCGTCGGAGGGCCAGGTGAGCGATCTCCGCCGGGGGATCTCGGACCTCCAGCAGTCGCTCGCGGAGGGATCGGGGCGCGAGATGGAGCTCGTCGCGCAGGTGAGCCGGGAGTCGCTCGCCACCGCCGCGGCGCTCGAGAAGCTCGGCTTCCGGATCCAGGAGACCGAAGAGAAGTTCAGCCAGCTCGTCGTCGACCAGGAGTCGCGTCTCGCCCGGCTCGAACGTCTCCTCGACGAGCTGAGCGCGCGCTCGACGGCGGAGCGGGAATCCGCCCGGCAGGCCGTCCTGGAGCTCGAAGAGCGGTTCCGGGCGTTCCGGGACGAGGAAACCGAGAGTCGGCGGCGGGCGGCGGCCGAGATCGACGAAACGGTGCGTCAGGCGCGCGACGACTTCGCGCGCCGGCAGAGCTCGGCCGACGACCTCCGGCGCCGGCTCGCCGACGCGCTCGCCGACCTCGCCGGCCGCCTCGGAGATCCGCACACCCCGTCGTAA
- a CDS encoding MBL fold metallo-hydrolase, whose translation MAETTTLRVCDVPIVGRSVAGQESFYRLPTLRSALEIGRCPNALVAVPNVFVTHAHLDHAAGVASYASQRTLQGLEAGRVFLPAEAMEGFEKILALHVELEGFHRYAAHLKGVRPGDRIPLRHDLEVDVTAGSHRVPCAGYVFCETRRKLRRDLAGTSGEEIARLRERGIGVTEEIRTPLLAYPGDCDAGIFDVAPEIFRARILLLECTFIRPGEEERAARYRHLHLSQIAARASDFANEAIVLTHFSAKYSREEIEERVKAGLPDSLRDRVVAFV comes from the coding sequence ATGGCCGAAACGACGACCCTCCGCGTCTGCGACGTGCCGATCGTCGGACGCTCGGTCGCCGGACAGGAATCGTTCTACCGCCTGCCGACTCTCCGCTCGGCGCTCGAGATCGGACGATGCCCGAACGCGCTCGTCGCGGTCCCGAACGTCTTCGTGACGCACGCCCATCTCGACCATGCGGCGGGAGTCGCCTCGTATGCCTCGCAGCGGACGCTCCAGGGGCTGGAGGCGGGGAGGGTGTTCCTGCCGGCGGAGGCGATGGAGGGGTTCGAGAAGATCCTCGCGCTGCACGTCGAGCTCGAGGGATTCCATCGGTACGCGGCCCACCTGAAGGGCGTCCGTCCCGGCGACCGGATTCCGCTCCGCCACGATCTCGAAGTCGACGTGACCGCGGGGAGCCATCGGGTTCCGTGCGCCGGCTACGTCTTCTGCGAGACGCGCCGGAAGCTGCGCCGCGATCTCGCCGGAACCTCCGGGGAAGAGATCGCGCGGCTCCGGGAGCGGGGGATCGGAGTGACCGAGGAGATTCGAACGCCTCTCCTCGCCTACCCGGGGGACTGCGATGCCGGGATCTTCGACGTCGCGCCGGAGATCTTTCGCGCGCGCATCCTCCTCCTCGAATGCACGTTCATCCGGCCGGGCGAGGAGGAGCGGGCCGCCCGCTACCGGCATCTCCATCTTTCCCAGATCGCCGCCCGCGCTTCCGATTTCGCCAACGAGGCGATCGTCCTGACGCATTTCTCGGCGAAGTACTCGAGGGAGGAGATCGAGGAGCGGGTGAAGGCGGGGCTGCCCGATTCGCTGCGGGACCGGGTCGTCGCGTTCGTCTAG
- the fusA gene encoding elongation factor G — translation MKLFSANEIRNVAVLGHNTVGKTTLVSAMLHRAGAVTRAGDINAGTCVTDFDAEEIDRKISINLGVAHAIHRETRINFIDAPGYGIFVSEARCAVAAADAVMIVVDAVAGIEVQTEKAWKFAEQFKKPVIFVVNRMDRDRASLERCVADLQKKFGRGVLALQIPVGAEKEFRGTIDLVRMESHMLRDGKRLDGAIPEEYRERADAEHKNLVEMVAEGEDHLMEKFFANGTLDASDLLPGLQEEIAERKVFPVMCVSAQLEIGVLRLLDACVALLPAPAGTSVAAKDRDGKDTLVKGDENGPPLAQVFKTISDPFSGRITYFRVFSGTFKSDGTYWNSGKGMPERFSGLFLPQGKEHVSVAEVRAGDIGAVAKLKETFTGDSLSSKENPLQLPAIPFPEPAIAFAIEAKAKADEDKISNALHKLIEEDPSLHFERDEETKEFHLSGAGQLHVEIAVARLKKRYNVEVILHPPKVPYRETITRKAEAHGRHKKQSGGHGQFADCRIEVSPLPRGADFEFENDIFGGAIPRNFIPAVEKGIQEARRKGYLAGHPMVDFKVRLYDGQYHDVDSSEMAFKIAGSLAYREAMAKAGATILEPVMQVEVYAPAEYMGDLMGDLSSRRGQVQGMEADGDRQTIRALVPMAEMLTYGSTLRSITQGRGDFHMDFSHYAEVPHIVREKIIAESGKKQTAEAEA, via the coding sequence ATGAAGCTCTTCTCCGCGAACGAGATCCGCAACGTGGCCGTCCTCGGCCACAACACCGTCGGAAAGACGACCCTGGTATCGGCGATGCTGCACCGCGCGGGCGCCGTGACGCGGGCCGGCGACATCAACGCCGGAACCTGCGTGACCGATTTCGACGCCGAAGAGATCGACCGCAAGATCTCGATCAACCTCGGGGTCGCGCACGCGATCCATCGCGAGACCCGCATCAACTTCATCGATGCGCCCGGCTACGGAATCTTCGTCTCCGAGGCCCGCTGCGCGGTGGCCGCCGCCGATGCCGTGATGATCGTCGTCGACGCCGTGGCCGGCATCGAGGTCCAGACCGAGAAGGCGTGGAAATTCGCCGAGCAGTTCAAGAAGCCGGTGATCTTCGTCGTCAACCGCATGGACCGGGATCGCGCTTCCCTCGAACGGTGCGTCGCGGACCTCCAGAAGAAGTTCGGCCGCGGCGTGCTGGCGCTCCAGATCCCCGTCGGGGCGGAGAAGGAGTTCCGCGGGACGATCGATCTCGTCCGGATGGAATCGCACATGCTCCGGGACGGGAAGCGCCTCGACGGAGCGATCCCCGAGGAATACCGGGAACGCGCCGACGCCGAGCACAAGAACCTCGTCGAGATGGTCGCCGAAGGGGAAGACCACCTCATGGAGAAATTCTTCGCCAACGGCACGCTCGATGCGTCGGACCTCCTCCCCGGACTCCAGGAGGAGATCGCCGAGCGCAAGGTCTTCCCCGTCATGTGCGTCTCCGCGCAGCTCGAGATCGGCGTGCTCCGGCTGCTCGACGCGTGCGTCGCGCTCCTGCCCGCGCCGGCGGGGACCTCGGTCGCGGCGAAGGACCGGGACGGGAAGGACACGCTCGTCAAGGGCGACGAGAACGGGCCGCCGCTCGCCCAGGTCTTCAAGACCATTTCCGACCCGTTTTCCGGGCGGATCACGTACTTCCGCGTCTTTTCCGGGACGTTCAAGTCCGACGGCACGTACTGGAACTCCGGGAAGGGAATGCCCGAGCGCTTCTCCGGGCTCTTCCTCCCGCAGGGGAAGGAGCACGTCAGCGTCGCGGAGGTTCGCGCCGGCGACATCGGCGCGGTCGCGAAGCTCAAGGAGACGTTCACCGGCGACAGCCTCTCCTCGAAGGAGAACCCGCTCCAGCTTCCCGCGATCCCCTTCCCCGAGCCGGCGATCGCGTTCGCGATCGAGGCCAAGGCGAAGGCCGACGAGGACAAGATCTCGAACGCGCTCCACAAACTGATCGAGGAAGACCCGTCGCTCCATTTCGAGCGCGACGAGGAGACGAAGGAGTTCCACCTCTCCGGCGCCGGTCAGCTCCACGTCGAGATCGCCGTCGCCCGCCTCAAGAAGCGCTACAACGTCGAGGTGATCCTCCATCCGCCGAAGGTCCCGTACCGGGAGACGATCACCCGGAAGGCCGAGGCGCACGGGCGCCACAAGAAACAGTCGGGCGGACACGGCCAGTTCGCCGACTGCCGCATCGAGGTTTCGCCCCTCCCCCGGGGAGCGGATTTCGAGTTCGAAAACGACATCTTCGGCGGAGCGATCCCGCGCAACTTCATCCCGGCCGTGGAAAAGGGGATCCAGGAGGCGCGCCGGAAGGGATATCTCGCCGGACATCCGATGGTCGATTTCAAGGTCCGGCTCTACGACGGGCAGTACCACGACGTCGACTCCTCGGAAATGGCGTTCAAGATCGCGGGATCGCTCGCCTACCGCGAGGCGATGGCGAAGGCAGGGGCCACGATCCTCGAGCCGGTCATGCAGGTCGAGGTCTACGCTCCCGCCGAGTACATGGGCGACCTGATGGGCGACCTTTCGTCGCGACGCGGCCAGGTCCAGGGAATGGAAGCCGACGGCGACCGCCAGACGATCCGCGCGCTCGTTCCGATGGCCGAGATGCTCACGTACGGCTCGACTCTGCGCTCGATCACGCAGGGACGCGGCGATTTCCACATGGACTTCTCCCACTACGCGGAGGTTCCGCACATCGTGCGCGAGAAGATCATCGCGGAGTCGGGGAAGAAGCAGACCGCGGAAGCCGAAGCGTAG
- the cls gene encoding cardiolipin synthase: MLTHLAHVAALFERIPFWALFAYDVIVLAVITLAIVRRRGFASTLAWIFAIIAVPGAGVLAYLLLANPHVARTRRAKRRATLRFRQRRGHARGPGGDRPRLTPPERGVLRLAERLSDAAPVAGNRAELVSSNEEAARRITDAIASARRSIWAEYYMIKNDPTGNEFLALLARRAGEGLDVRLLYDAVGSWGIDGAALGAIRRAGGHVEVFLPINPLRRRWAVHLRNHRKILVVDGEIAMTGGMNVGDEYSGRLGRGPVPAWRDTLLVLEGSAAGALAEVFAEDWSFATGSEEILDVPREAQPDGGSLVAVLPSGPDQEANAVRLAYFAGITSAVSRCWIASPYFIPDGPTNRALVTAALRGVDVRILLPERNDVTLMGPAGRSYYSALVRAGARIFEYRPAMLHSKLMSIDGRWCLIGSANVDVRSFWLNFEISALVFDPAFAAVVDAQFEKDVADSREITPEILSGRGFFAALGEGVARLMSPLL; this comes from the coding sequence ATGCTGACGCATCTGGCCCACGTCGCGGCGCTCTTCGAACGGATTCCGTTCTGGGCGCTCTTCGCGTACGACGTGATCGTCCTCGCGGTGATCACGCTCGCGATCGTCCGCCGCCGCGGGTTCGCGAGCACGCTCGCGTGGATCTTCGCGATCATCGCCGTTCCGGGCGCCGGGGTGCTCGCCTACCTGCTGCTCGCCAATCCGCACGTCGCCCGGACCCGCCGGGCGAAGCGTCGAGCGACCCTCCGGTTCCGCCAGCGCCGGGGGCATGCCCGCGGACCGGGCGGCGACCGTCCGCGCCTGACCCCCCCCGAGCGCGGCGTCCTGCGTCTGGCGGAGCGCCTCTCCGACGCCGCGCCCGTGGCGGGCAACCGCGCGGAGCTCGTCTCGAGCAACGAGGAGGCCGCGCGCCGGATCACCGACGCGATCGCATCGGCCCGGCGGTCGATCTGGGCCGAGTACTACATGATCAAGAACGACCCGACGGGGAACGAGTTCCTGGCTCTCCTCGCGCGGCGGGCCGGCGAGGGGCTCGACGTCCGGCTCCTCTACGACGCGGTCGGGTCGTGGGGAATCGACGGCGCGGCCCTCGGGGCGATCCGGCGAGCCGGGGGACACGTGGAGGTCTTCCTTCCGATCAACCCGCTCCGCCGCCGGTGGGCGGTCCACCTGAGGAATCATCGAAAGATCCTCGTCGTCGACGGCGAGATCGCGATGACCGGCGGGATGAACGTCGGCGACGAATACTCCGGACGGCTGGGCCGCGGCCCGGTCCCGGCGTGGCGCGACACGCTCCTCGTGCTGGAAGGGTCGGCGGCCGGCGCGCTCGCCGAGGTCTTCGCCGAAGACTGGTCCTTCGCGACCGGATCGGAGGAGATCCTCGACGTTCCCCGCGAAGCGCAGCCGGACGGCGGCAGCCTCGTCGCCGTGCTCCCGAGCGGACCGGACCAGGAAGCCAACGCCGTGCGTCTGGCGTACTTTGCGGGCATCACGTCGGCCGTTTCCCGCTGCTGGATCGCGAGCCCCTATTTCATCCCGGACGGGCCGACGAACCGGGCGCTCGTGACGGCCGCGCTCCGCGGCGTCGACGTGCGGATCCTCCTTCCCGAGAGGAACGACGTGACCCTCATGGGTCCGGCCGGTCGCTCGTACTACTCGGCCCTCGTCCGGGCCGGCGCCCGGATCTTCGAATACCGGCCGGCGATGCTCCATTCGAAGCTCATGTCGATCGACGGCCGTTGGTGCCTGATCGGGTCGGCCAACGTGGACGTCCGGAGCTTCTGGCTGAATTTCGAGATCAGCGCGCTCGTGTTCGATCCCGCTTTCGCGGCCGTCGTCGACGCCCAGTTCGAGAAGGACGTCGCCGACAGCCGCGAGATCACGCCCGAGATCCTGTCGGGGAGGGGGTTCTTCGCGGCGCTCGGCGAAGGGGTAGCGAGGTTGATGTCGCCGCTCCTGTAG
- a CDS encoding potassium channel family protein: MTGLRALAGSVIVLVILWDAFESIVLPRRVTHRFRLTRLFYAVAWNAVAAVARRVPAGKPRQALLSAFGPLSLLMLVAFWAVGLVFGFSLLHAAVGTAGGFPMDLYMSGSTFFTLGLGDVTPKATAGRIVTVLEAGVGFGFLALTIGYLPVIYGAFSRRETNISLLDARAGSPPSARELLSRYGRPEHVGSLARFLRDWEVWTADLMESHLSYPVLCYYRSQHDNQSWLAALTAILDTCALLIAHAEGEIAWQARLTYAIARHAVVDLSQVLHIAPRHGSGERLSPSALAEIRAELRSAGVPLCAPKAADETLQDVRRMYEPYVAALADRLMMTIPGWSHPNRPANWQTSAWEKETAAERRP; the protein is encoded by the coding sequence ATGACGGGGCTCCGCGCCCTCGCGGGCAGCGTGATCGTCCTCGTGATCCTCTGGGACGCGTTCGAGTCGATCGTCCTGCCGCGGCGGGTCACTCACCGTTTCCGGCTGACCCGCCTCTTCTACGCGGTCGCGTGGAACGCGGTCGCGGCGGTCGCGCGGCGCGTTCCCGCGGGGAAACCCCGGCAGGCGCTTCTCTCCGCCTTCGGCCCGCTCTCGCTCCTGATGCTCGTCGCGTTCTGGGCGGTCGGTCTCGTGTTCGGTTTCTCGCTCCTGCACGCCGCCGTGGGAACCGCCGGCGGCTTCCCGATGGACCTCTACATGAGCGGATCGACGTTCTTCACGCTGGGACTGGGGGACGTGACGCCAAAGGCGACCGCCGGCCGCATCGTGACGGTGCTCGAAGCGGGAGTCGGCTTCGGATTCCTCGCGCTCACGATCGGCTACCTCCCGGTGATCTACGGCGCCTTCTCGCGCCGCGAAACGAACATCTCGCTTCTCGACGCGCGCGCCGGCTCCCCTCCCAGCGCGCGGGAGCTCCTCTCGAGGTACGGCCGTCCCGAGCACGTCGGATCTCTCGCCCGGTTTCTGAGGGACTGGGAGGTCTGGACGGCGGACCTCATGGAAAGCCACCTGTCGTATCCGGTCCTCTGCTACTACCGCTCCCAGCACGACAATCAGTCGTGGCTCGCCGCGCTCACGGCGATCCTCGACACGTGCGCGCTCCTGATCGCGCACGCGGAGGGAGAGATCGCGTGGCAGGCCCGACTCACCTACGCGATCGCGCGCCACGCCGTCGTCGATCTCTCGCAGGTGCTCCACATCGCCCCTCGTCACGGGAGCGGTGAGCGGCTCTCCCCGTCGGCGCTCGCCGAGATCCGCGCGGAGCTGCGGTCGGCCGGCGTGCCCCTCTGCGCCCCGAAAGCCGCCGACGAGACGCTCCAGGACGTCCGACGGATGTACGAGCCGTACGTGGCCGCGCTCGCCGACCGCCTGATGATGACGATCCCGGGCTGGTCGCATCCGAACCGCCCCGCGAACTGGCAGACGAGCGCCTGGGAGAAGGAAACGGCCGCCGAGCGCCGCCCCTAG
- a CDS encoding acyl-CoA dehydrogenase family protein: MSFDLTEEERAIRDTVRDFAEAEIRPHVMEWDEAQAFPRGVFDKLGELGFLGCFVPEAYGGASLTVSQYIGVIEELARVDGSVSLSVAAHNSLCTNHLVMFGSEAQKKEYLPKLASGEWIGAWGLTESGSGSDAGGMQTTARRDGAGWVLNGQKTFITHGSVGQIAVVTALTDRSKGKGGISAFAVPMDTPGIRPGKKENKLGMRASDTSTLLLEDCRLPADALIGGEEEGFKQALQILDGGRIGIAALAIGMARGAFEAALSYSQQRRQFGRALSEFEAIQFYLAEMATDIDAATLLTRRAAAARDAGAKVTKLASMAKYFAGEMCVRVADRALQIHGGYGFVKDYPVEKFFRDVKLCTIGEGTTEIQKLVIARQILSGL; the protein is encoded by the coding sequence TTGAGCTTCGATCTGACCGAGGAAGAGCGGGCGATCCGGGACACCGTCCGGGACTTCGCGGAAGCGGAGATCCGGCCGCACGTCATGGAGTGGGACGAGGCGCAGGCGTTTCCGCGCGGCGTCTTCGACAAGCTCGGCGAGCTCGGTTTCCTCGGATGTTTCGTTCCGGAGGCGTACGGCGGGGCGAGCCTGACCGTCTCCCAGTACATCGGCGTCATCGAGGAGCTCGCCCGCGTCGACGGTTCGGTGTCGCTTTCCGTCGCGGCGCACAACTCCCTCTGCACGAACCACCTCGTGATGTTCGGTTCGGAGGCGCAGAAGAAGGAGTACCTGCCGAAGCTCGCGAGCGGGGAGTGGATCGGCGCCTGGGGGCTGACGGAGTCCGGCTCCGGGTCGGATGCGGGGGGGATGCAGACGACCGCGCGGCGCGACGGCGCCGGGTGGGTCCTGAACGGCCAGAAGACCTTCATCACCCACGGCTCGGTCGGACAGATCGCGGTCGTGACGGCCCTGACCGACCGGTCGAAGGGGAAGGGGGGGATCTCGGCGTTCGCGGTGCCGATGGACACGCCCGGGATCCGTCCGGGAAAGAAGGAGAACAAGCTCGGGATGCGGGCGTCCGACACCTCGACGCTCCTCCTCGAAGACTGCCGTCTCCCCGCGGACGCCTTGATCGGCGGGGAGGAGGAAGGGTTCAAGCAGGCGCTCCAGATCCTCGACGGCGGCCGGATCGGGATCGCGGCGCTCGCGATCGGAATGGCCCGCGGCGCGTTCGAAGCGGCGCTCTCCTACTCGCAGCAGAGGCGGCAGTTCGGTCGCGCCCTCTCGGAGTTCGAGGCGATCCAGTTCTACCTGGCCGAAATGGCGACGGACATCGACGCGGCGACCCTGCTCACGCGTCGGGCCGCGGCGGCGCGGGACGCCGGAGCGAAAGTGACGAAACTCGCCTCCATGGCGAAGTACTTCGCGGGGGAGATGTGCGTGCGCGTCGCGGACCGCGCCCTCCAGATCCACGGGGGATACGGGTTCGTGAAGGACTACCCGGTCGAAAAGTTCTTTCGCGACGTCAAGCTCTGCACGATCGGCGAGGGCACGACGGAAATCCAGAAGCTCGTCATCGCCCGGCAGATCCTGAGCGGCCTTTGA
- a CDS encoding MBL fold metallo-hydrolase produces MAPLKISMAREALRLPENVPGDFYVDRTCIDCDACRQIAPGTFRDHGGASSVGSQPIGDADVRRAMMALVACPTGSIGAPRSFSRRIGTEAFPDPVSENVYSCGFRAASSFGAESWLIRRPAAQGGNVLVDSPRFAPPLVRALERIGGVSVLFLTHRDDVADHARFAERFGCRRFLRSEDGGARLGVEEAWSGDAPLAIDPDLTAIPTPGHTRGHAVLLYRDTHLFTGDHLAGSPNRKRLTAFRDACWYSWREQIGSMKRLRDYRFSWVLPGHGRLHHAPEAEMRASLEECIRWMERTP; encoded by the coding sequence ATGGCGCCGTTGAAGATCTCGATGGCCCGCGAAGCGCTCCGGCTTCCCGAAAATGTCCCCGGCGACTTCTACGTCGACCGCACGTGCATCGACTGCGACGCGTGCCGCCAGATCGCCCCCGGGACGTTCCGCGACCACGGCGGCGCGTCGAGCGTCGGGAGTCAGCCCATCGGCGACGCCGACGTCCGGCGCGCCATGATGGCCCTCGTCGCGTGCCCGACCGGGTCGATCGGCGCTCCCCGTTCGTTTTCCCGGAGGATCGGGACCGAAGCCTTCCCCGACCCGGTCTCGGAAAACGTGTATTCCTGCGGATTCCGCGCCGCGTCGAGCTTCGGGGCGGAGAGCTGGCTGATCCGTCGGCCGGCGGCGCAAGGGGGCAACGTCCTCGTCGACTCCCCGCGTTTCGCGCCGCCCCTCGTCCGCGCGCTCGAGCGAATCGGCGGCGTCTCGGTTCTCTTCCTGACCCACCGCGACGACGTCGCCGACCATGCCCGGTTCGCGGAACGGTTCGGATGCCGGCGGTTCCTCCGGTCGGAGGACGGCGGCGCTCGGCTCGGCGTCGAGGAGGCCTGGAGCGGCGATGCGCCCCTCGCGATCGATCCCGACCTCACGGCGATCCCGACTCCCGGCCACACCCGCGGGCACGCGGTCCTCCTCTACCGCGACACCCATCTCTTCACGGGGGACCACCTCGCCGGGTCGCCGAACCGGAAGCGTCTCACGGCGTTCCGCGACGCGTGCTGGTATTCCTGGCGCGAGCAGATCGGGTCGATGAAGCGTCTGCGGGACTACCGGTTCTCGTGGGTCCTGCCGGGCCACGGCCGCCTTCACCACGCTCCCGAAGCCGAGATGAGGGCTTCGCTGGAGGAGTGCATCCGGTGGATGGAAAGGACACCATAG
- a CDS encoding phosphatase PAP2 family protein — protein MLRTVSCALVVLGAAVTPARAQVGGEAGDTVGGEVAPKVQAPGNNPLQRAIHAVAHEAGRYFSDSVGMVTAPAHWTKTDWEKAGAFTVVLGGLIAADHGIDRAAQNNRSDFTNHVSSATTSFGGGNGTEAAIVAIGAGLVFRSPNLRDTGREALEASILTALVENLVIKPAFGRERPYQSNGKTDFDFASSNSSFPSGHTTQAFALASVVAARSRGWVVPTVAYTLASVIAFDRVNDHVHFASDVFAGAVFGTVVGKYIVHKHEREAVGEPVQTSLDIVPIRNGLAARIGF, from the coding sequence GTGCTTCGCACGGTTTCGTGCGCGCTCGTCGTTCTCGGAGCCGCGGTGACCCCCGCCCGGGCACAGGTGGGCGGCGAGGCCGGGGACACCGTCGGGGGCGAAGTCGCTCCGAAGGTCCAGGCGCCCGGGAACAACCCCCTGCAGCGCGCGATCCACGCGGTCGCCCACGAGGCCGGGCGGTATTTCAGCGACAGCGTCGGGATGGTGACCGCGCCGGCGCACTGGACGAAGACGGACTGGGAGAAAGCGGGCGCGTTCACCGTCGTTCTGGGCGGCCTGATCGCGGCGGACCACGGCATCGACCGGGCGGCGCAGAACAACCGTTCCGACTTCACGAACCACGTCTCGTCGGCGACCACCAGCTTCGGCGGCGGCAACGGGACCGAAGCCGCGATCGTCGCGATCGGCGCCGGACTCGTCTTCCGCAGCCCCAACCTCCGCGACACCGGCCGGGAAGCGCTCGAGGCGAGCATCCTCACCGCGCTCGTCGAGAATCTCGTCATCAAGCCCGCCTTCGGGCGCGAGCGCCCCTACCAGTCCAACGGCAAGACGGACTTCGACTTCGCGTCGAGCAACTCCTCGTTCCCCTCGGGCCACACGACCCAGGCGTTCGCCCTCGCTTCCGTGGTGGCCGCTCGGTCCCGGGGATGGGTCGTGCCGACCGTGGCCTATACCCTCGCGTCGGTCATCGCCTTCGACCGCGTGAACGACCACGTCCATTTCGCGAGCGACGTGTTCGCCGGCGCGGTGTTCGGCACCGTCGTCGGGAAGTACATCGTCCACAAGCACGAGCGCGAGGCGGTCGGAGAGCCCGTCCAGACGTCGCTCGACATCGTGCCGATCCGGAACGGCCTCGCCGCGCGGATCGGCTTCTAG